The Ictalurus punctatus breed USDA103 chromosome 9, Coco_2.0, whole genome shotgun sequence genome contains a region encoding:
- the lrr1 gene encoding leucine-rich repeat protein 1 encodes MKLHCDVEVVNRMLPTFGVKNKGRGSRAVLSIGNHVDKKTQRASVYLLICTAKDRAGTKYKLKENIEKFFTCFVQEGKATVRLKEPMVDISMSKADTTSLKTFLSAAQLAHRGTVRDNLALSTLTPVRARDVEKPKKKLTIMSKKDYPLTSSFPYSLEQLQVSYCKLSRVDMRMLSLKLLRTLDLSNNHIKKLPDTIGDLHFLTDLILHNNHLERFSEALCFSSLQKSLQHLDLSQNCIKLLPACFCKLHELVRLKLDDNELVQLPFHIGQLAKMRFLSAAHNKLTVLPGDFHKLSLENLDLFGNPFAQPNPLDHSIQLTLPLTLEELASRAMLNYRIPYGPHLIPFQLCGDLELAKVCNCGCTCVSSYIQTAVSMNLHLVSHTVVLVDDMGSTEAPIQRHFCSLTCYCQFLDGCVQRGLS; translated from the exons ATGAAGTTGCATTGCGACGTTGAAGTTGTAAATCGGATGCTGCCCACATTCGGTGTCAAAAACAAAGGCAGAGGATCCAGGGCCGTGCTGTCTATCGGGAACCATGTGGATAAAAAGACACAGCGGGCTAGTGTCTATTTACTGATATGCACAGCAAAAGACAGAGCTGGAACCAAGTATAAG CTGAAGGAGAATATAGAGAAGTTTTTCACATGCTTTGTACAAGAGGGGAAGGCCACTGTACGACTTAAAGAACCCATGGTGGACATCAGCATGAGCaag GCGGATACCACCAGCTTGAAAACCTTCCTCTCAGCTGCTCAACTTGCACACAGAGGAACCGTTAGAGACAATCTTGCCCTCTCCACACTTACCCCTGTCCGTGCCAGAGATGTGGAGAAACCCAAAAAGAAGCTCACCATCATGTCTAAGAAGGACTATCCCCTCACGTCTAGCTTCCCCTACTCTCTGGAGCAGCTGCAGGTGTCTTACTGCAAGCTATCCAGGGTGGACATGCGCATGCTGTCTCTAAAATTATTGCGAACACTTGACCTCAGCAATAACCACATCAAGAAGCTCCCAGACACCATCGGTGACCTCCACTTCCTTACAGACCTGATTCTCCACAACAACCACTTGGAGAGGTTCAGTGAAGCACTGTGCTTCTCTAGTCTCCAGAAATCTCTGCAGCATCTGGACCTTAGCCAAAACTGCATAAAGCTGCTGCCTGCTTGCTTTTGCAAGTTGCATGAGCTTGTTCGCCTCAAACTGGATGACAATGAGCTGGTACAGCTTCCCTTTCACATCGGCCAACTCGCCAAGATGCGTTTCTTGTCAGCTGCCCACAATAAACTCACTGTGCTGCCCGGAGACTTCCACAAGCTATCACTGGAGAACCTGGACCTGTTTGGGAACCCCTTTGCTCAGCCCAATCCTCTTGATCACAGCATTCAGCTCACATTACCACTCACTCTGGAGGAGCTGGCCTCCCGAGCTATGCTCAACTATAG AATCCCTTATGGGCCTCATCTCATTCCCTTCCAGCTTTGTGGTGACCTGGAACTGGCAAAAGTGTGCAACTGCGGCTGCACCTGTGTAAGCTCATACATACAGACGGCCGTGAGCATGAACCTGCACCTAGTCTCTCACACTGTGGTGCTAGTGGATGATATGGGAAGCACAGAGGCCCCCATTCAGCGCCATTTCTGCTCCCTCACATGCTACTGCCAGTTCCTGGATGGCTGTGTGCAGAGAGGCCTGAGCTGA
- the dnaaf2 gene encoding protein kintoun, with protein MDFGNKLEELNMTTDEINRFSKAMNDEKFCELLHEYAQEISNPENKKKYEEEITQLEQERGMEVKFIHPTAHHVLKTTVNGKEKCFINICSNSLINKPTCEARRAENGQVGQCWSLPYSLTPGRPDRDGKGNKCMIYDVVFHPDTLYMADKNTRFMKLVNSTATQGVADAFKVTLDKANSLLKKKQYKGVPQPAIIRKPIPGQPRKEESSPHDRAFRILYPDTMPIKNPTPPSSSLTQSPIKQSSLMPIQPHYTIKYRSLVDLQDYRCSRDSAPSPRPKEIVITIDLPLLKSAADIDLNVTDRMLALESQKPDYKLELQLSYPVDDDKGDAKFNKATKQLTITLAVRPAKNHAVVHVEGTQAESDDRAVMGSANKANEAVFEAELVKDEQSELNILDASCEAQTQENRPVQKEEDEDTHFSSVEVESYQMNSLESKSKPLHMVSVDTTLTCEINNTETSRSSENAMNGPKKGFLQSAYICTQNMSLEAHANKETENNQDKENLHSGAKSVQQTLHDVQNSPANPSNLATGKSEVEPSVISDGPNQLNSPLDKDTINGSCRLKVTGALSEDENSSTKLSSTLVPPNEQVDNVDSSKQSKTVFSITTPPILREKNPEDGSEVIFIDHTTSAALAFQNTLWFELD; from the exons ATGGATTTTGGCAACAAACTAGAAGAACTTAATATGACGACTGACGAAATAAACCGTTTCAGTAAAGCCATGAATGACGAGAAGTTTTGTGAGCTGCTCCATGAGTACGCGCAGGAAATATCAAACCCCGAGAACAAGAAAAAGTATGAGGAGGAAATCACACAGCTGGAGCAAGAGAGAGGCATGGAGGTCAAATTTATCCATCCCACTGCCCACCATGTGCTGAAGACCACTGTGAATGGTAAAGAGAAGTGTTTTATCAATATCTGCTCAAATAGCCTAATCAATAAGCCCACATGTGAAGCCAGAAGGGCTGAAAATGGCCAGGTTGGGCAGTGCTGGTCACTGCCATACTCTCTAACACCTGGCAGGCCTGATAGAGACGGCAAGGGCAATAAGTGCATGATATATGATGTTGTTTTTCATCCAGACACACTCTACATGGCCGACAAAAACACAAGATTCATGAAACTTGTGAACAGCACTGCCACACAAGGTGTAGCGGATGCCTTTAAAGTCACACTGGACAAAGCCAATTccttattgaaaaaaaaacaatacaaaggTGTGCCTCAGCCAGCTATAATACGTAAACCAATCCCTGGTCAGCCCAGGAAAGAAGAATCCTCTCCTCATGACAGAGCTTTCCGTATACTTTACCCAGACACTATGCCAATTAAAAATCCCACACCCCCCTCATCTTCTCTAACCCAAAGTCCTATCAAACAAAGTTCTTTAATGCCTATACAACCACATTACACTATCAAGTATAGATCATTGGTGGATCTGCAGGACTACAGATGCTCAAGAGACTCGGCTCCAAGTCCACGACCAAAAGAGATTGTTATTACCATAGATTTACCACTTCTCAAATCAGCAGCAGATATTGACCTAAATGTGACTGACAGAATGCTGGCTTTAGAGTCTCAAAAGCCAGACTACAAACTGGAGCTACAGTTATCCTATCCTGTGGATGATGACAAAGGAGATGCCAAATTCAACAAGGCTACAAAACAGCTTACCATAACTCTAGCCGTACGACCAGCTAAGAACCATGCTGTGGTTCATGTCGAGGGGACTCAGGCTGAAAGTGATGACAGAGCTGTGATGGGGAGTGCCAATAAAGCGAATGAAGCAGTATTTGAAGCAGAACTGGTCAAAGATGAACAGAGTGAGCTGAACATCTTAGATGCAAGTTGTGAAGCACAGACACAGGAAAACAGGCCTGTACAgaaagaggaagatgaagatacgCACTTCTCCTCTGTTGAGGTAGAAAGTTATCAAATGAACTCTTTGGAATCCAAATCTAAACCTTTACATATGGTCAGCGTAGATACAACACTCACTTGTGaaataaacaacacagaaaCATCCAGATCATCTGAGAATGCTATGAACGGGCCAAAAAAGGGTTTCCTTCAAAgtgcatatatatgtacacaaaATATGTCCTTAGAGGCTCATGCTAATAAAGAGACTGAAAACAATCAAGACAAG GAGAACCTTCACTCAGGTGCCAAATCAGTACAACAAACATTACATGATGTTCAAAATAGTCCTGCCAACCCATCAAATTTGGCAACAGGAAAATCTGAGGTGGAGCCATCAGTGATCAGTGACGGACCAAACCAACTGAATTCTCCATTAGACAAAGACACTATAAATGGTTCATGCAGACTTAAGGTGACTGGGGCATTGTCTGAAGATGAAAATAGCTCTACCAAACTCAGTTCTACTCTAGTGCCACCGAATGAGCAGGTGGATAATGTTGATTCTTCCAAACAGAGCAAAACAGTTTTCAGTATTACCACTCCTCCCATCCTTAGAGAGAAAAACCCTGAAGACGGCAGTGAGGTTATTTTTATTGATCATACCACTTCTGCTGCTCTCGCCTTCCAGAATACTCTATGGTTTGAGCTTGACTAA
- the LOC108270033 gene encoding kelch domain-containing protein 1 isoform X3, giving the protein MAASNADVVARERSGHTAVVSENTLFVWGGYVSVADHEVFLPNNEIWLYDLHTGLWKRCDMSGEVPPSMSGTCGCNLNGTMYIFGGCSDDGQTNEQYSVNLYNGKYAWKKLRHCSGLRPSPRDKLSCWVHKGRIIYFGGYGHKLLSDITNPGTFIVDEASWAEDIFWGWNSEVHVFDPVSKGWTEPQTFGHAPAPRAAHASATIGNKGYVCGGRIMDTRKCDLHCLDLNTWMWSEIVPTSTLPLGRSWHTLNAVSDTALFLFGGLSVDCTPMSDGWMFDLKTNEWTEIKHSNMDKPRLWHTACLGRDSDVVLFGGSHDYILLVDSGHCNDTLVFQTQPYSLIR; this is encoded by the exons ATGGCAGCATCAAATGCCGACGTTGTGGCACGAGAAAGAAGCGGACACACGGCCGTGGTTTCAGAAAACACTTTATTTGTGTGGGGAGGTTATGTG TCAGTTGCTGATCATGAAGTCTTCCTCCCAAACAATGAGATTTGGTTGTATGACCTGCACACTGGTTTATG gaAAAGGTGTGACATGAGTGGGGAAGTTCCTCCATCCATGTCAGGTACCTGTGGTTGCAATCTAAATGGAACCATGTATATATTTGGAGGTTGCAGTGATGATGGTCAGACCAATGAG CAATATTCTGTCAATCTCTACAATGGGAAATATGCATGGAAGAAGTTACGTCATTGCTCAGGGTTACGGCCCTCACCCCGTGACAAGCTTTCCTGTTGGGTTCACAAAGGAAG GATTATTTACTTTGGTGGATATGGCCATAAGCttctcagtgacatcaccaatcCTGGCACTTTCATTGTGGATGAAGCTTCTTGG GCTGAAGACATCTTTTGGGGTTGGAACAGTGAAGTTCATGTGTTTGACCCAGTATCAAAAGGTTGGACAGAACCACAAACATTT GGGCATGCCCCTGCCCCGAGAGCTGCCCATGCCAGTGCCACCATAGGTAATAAAGGGTATGTTTGTGGTGGACGAATAATG GATACAAGAAAATGTGATCTTCATTGTCTGGATTTAAATACATGGATGTGGTCTGAAAT TGTACCAACCAGCACACTTCCTTTAGGCCGCTCATGGCATACACTAAATGCTGTTTCAGACACAGCACTCTTTCTCTTTGGTGGACTTAGTGTGGATTGCACACCCATGA gtgatggatggatgtttgatCTGAAGACAAATGAATGGACAGAAATTAAGCATTCAAACATGGACAAACCACG gctATGGCACACTGCTTGCCTGGGAAGGGACTCTGATGTTGTTCTGTTTGGAGGAAGCCATGATTATATTCTTTTAGTAGACTCG GGTCATTGCAATGACACTCTTGTGTTCCAAACACAGCCTTACTCACTAATACG ataG
- the LOC108270033 gene encoding kelch domain-containing protein 1 isoform X2, with the protein MAASNADVVARERSGHTAVVSENTLFVWGGYVSVADHEVFLPNNEIWLYDLHTGLWKRCDMSGEVPPSMSGTCGCNLNGTMYIFGGCSDDGQTNEQYSVNLYNGKYAWKKLRHCSGLRPSPRDKLSCWVHKGRIIYFGGYGHKLLSDITNPGTFIVDEASWAEDIFWGWNSEVHVFDPVSKGWTEPQTFGHAPAPRAAHASATIGNKGYVCGGRIMDTRKCDLHCLDLNTWMWSEIVPTSTLPLGRSWHTLNAVSDTALFLFGGLSVDCTPMSDGWMFDLKTNEWTEIKHSNMDKPRLWHTACLGRDSDVVLFGGSHDYILLVDSGHCNDTLVFQTQPYSLIRLCEDFIASSAKMFQTQLASLPPKLRCSIQNRITFFR; encoded by the exons ATGGCAGCATCAAATGCCGACGTTGTGGCACGAGAAAGAAGCGGACACACGGCCGTGGTTTCAGAAAACACTTTATTTGTGTGGGGAGGTTATGTG TCAGTTGCTGATCATGAAGTCTTCCTCCCAAACAATGAGATTTGGTTGTATGACCTGCACACTGGTTTATG gaAAAGGTGTGACATGAGTGGGGAAGTTCCTCCATCCATGTCAGGTACCTGTGGTTGCAATCTAAATGGAACCATGTATATATTTGGAGGTTGCAGTGATGATGGTCAGACCAATGAG CAATATTCTGTCAATCTCTACAATGGGAAATATGCATGGAAGAAGTTACGTCATTGCTCAGGGTTACGGCCCTCACCCCGTGACAAGCTTTCCTGTTGGGTTCACAAAGGAAG GATTATTTACTTTGGTGGATATGGCCATAAGCttctcagtgacatcaccaatcCTGGCACTTTCATTGTGGATGAAGCTTCTTGG GCTGAAGACATCTTTTGGGGTTGGAACAGTGAAGTTCATGTGTTTGACCCAGTATCAAAAGGTTGGACAGAACCACAAACATTT GGGCATGCCCCTGCCCCGAGAGCTGCCCATGCCAGTGCCACCATAGGTAATAAAGGGTATGTTTGTGGTGGACGAATAATG GATACAAGAAAATGTGATCTTCATTGTCTGGATTTAAATACATGGATGTGGTCTGAAAT TGTACCAACCAGCACACTTCCTTTAGGCCGCTCATGGCATACACTAAATGCTGTTTCAGACACAGCACTCTTTCTCTTTGGTGGACTTAGTGTGGATTGCACACCCATGA gtgatggatggatgtttgatCTGAAGACAAATGAATGGACAGAAATTAAGCATTCAAACATGGACAAACCACG gctATGGCACACTGCTTGCCTGGGAAGGGACTCTGATGTTGTTCTGTTTGGAGGAAGCCATGATTATATTCTTTTAGTAGACTCG GGTCATTGCAATGACACTCTTGTGTTCCAAACACAGCCTTACTCACTAATACG GTTATGTGAGGACTTCATTGCAAGCAGTGCCAAAATGTTTCAGACCCAGCTTGCAAGTTTACCACCCAAACTAAGATGCAGTATACAGAACAGGATAACATTTTTCAG ataG
- the LOC108270033 gene encoding kelch domain-containing protein 1 isoform X1: MAASNADVVARERSGHTAVVSENTLFVWGGYVSVADHEVFLPNNEIWLYDLHTGLWKRCDMSGEVPPSMSGTCGCNLNGTMYIFGGCSDDGQTNEQYSVNLYNGKYAWKKLRHCSGLRPSPRDKLSCWVHKGRIIYFGGYGHKLLSDITNPGTFIVDEASWAEDIFWGWNSEVHVFDPVSKGWTEPQTFGHAPAPRAAHASATIGNKGYVCGGRIMDTRKCDLHCLDLNTWMWSEIVPTSTLPLGRSWHTLNAVSDTALFLFGGLSVDCTPMSDGWMFDLKTNEWTEIKHSNMDKPRLWHTACLGRDSDVVLFGGSHDYILLVDSGHCNDTLVFQTQPYSLIRLCEDFIASSAKMFQTQLASLPPKLRCSIQNRITFFRSTRKSSKHWSNFSGNTISCGQ, translated from the exons ATGGCAGCATCAAATGCCGACGTTGTGGCACGAGAAAGAAGCGGACACACGGCCGTGGTTTCAGAAAACACTTTATTTGTGTGGGGAGGTTATGTG TCAGTTGCTGATCATGAAGTCTTCCTCCCAAACAATGAGATTTGGTTGTATGACCTGCACACTGGTTTATG gaAAAGGTGTGACATGAGTGGGGAAGTTCCTCCATCCATGTCAGGTACCTGTGGTTGCAATCTAAATGGAACCATGTATATATTTGGAGGTTGCAGTGATGATGGTCAGACCAATGAG CAATATTCTGTCAATCTCTACAATGGGAAATATGCATGGAAGAAGTTACGTCATTGCTCAGGGTTACGGCCCTCACCCCGTGACAAGCTTTCCTGTTGGGTTCACAAAGGAAG GATTATTTACTTTGGTGGATATGGCCATAAGCttctcagtgacatcaccaatcCTGGCACTTTCATTGTGGATGAAGCTTCTTGG GCTGAAGACATCTTTTGGGGTTGGAACAGTGAAGTTCATGTGTTTGACCCAGTATCAAAAGGTTGGACAGAACCACAAACATTT GGGCATGCCCCTGCCCCGAGAGCTGCCCATGCCAGTGCCACCATAGGTAATAAAGGGTATGTTTGTGGTGGACGAATAATG GATACAAGAAAATGTGATCTTCATTGTCTGGATTTAAATACATGGATGTGGTCTGAAAT TGTACCAACCAGCACACTTCCTTTAGGCCGCTCATGGCATACACTAAATGCTGTTTCAGACACAGCACTCTTTCTCTTTGGTGGACTTAGTGTGGATTGCACACCCATGA gtgatggatggatgtttgatCTGAAGACAAATGAATGGACAGAAATTAAGCATTCAAACATGGACAAACCACG gctATGGCACACTGCTTGCCTGGGAAGGGACTCTGATGTTGTTCTGTTTGGAGGAAGCCATGATTATATTCTTTTAGTAGACTCG GGTCATTGCAATGACACTCTTGTGTTCCAAACACAGCCTTACTCACTAATACG GTTATGTGAGGACTTCATTGCAAGCAGTGCCAAAATGTTTCAGACCCAGCTTGCAAGTTTACCACCCAAACTAAGATGCAGTATACAGAACAGGATAACATTTTTCAGGTCAACAAGAAAGTCATCAAAACACTGGAGTAATTTCTCTGGAAACACAATATCATGTGGGCAATGA